Part of the Pseudoxanthomonas sp. Root65 genome is shown below.
AGCATCGCGGCGCCGAGATACTCGGTGGTGGCGAAGCCCTGGTTGAACTTGGACGCGGCGATCACCTTGTCCAGCAGCGCCTGCGGCATGGCTTCGCCGGTCTTGTGATGCTTGGCGTAGTTGGCCAGGATCGACGGCCAGTCGGCCCACATCTCGTTGACCTGCGACGGATATTCCACGAAGTCGCGCGGCACGCTGGTGCCGCTGAAGTACGGGTACTTCACGTCCGAGAACATGCCGTGCAGCGCATGGCCGAACTCGTGGAACGTGGTGGTCACTTCGTCCCACGTCATCAGCGTGGGCTCGCCGGCCGGCGGCTTCGGCACGTTCAGGTGGTTGGCGACCACCGGCTTGTCGCCGCTCAGGCCGGACTGCGACACGTACGAGTTCATCCACGCACCGCCGCGCTTGGAGTCGCGCGCGTACGGGTCGAAGATGAAGATCGCCAGCTGAGAACCGTCGGCGTTGAACACGTCGTAGGTCCACGTGTCGGCGTGGTACTTCGGCAGGTCGGTGCGTTCCTTGAAGGTCAGCCCGTACAGCTGGGTGGCGGCGAAGAACACGCCGTTCTCCAGCACGTTCTTCATCTCGAAGTACGGCTTGAGCTGGGATTCATCGAAGTTGTACTTCGCCGCGCGCACCTTCTCGGTGTAGAACGCCCAGTCCCACGGCTCCAGCGCGAAGGTCGGCTGGCCCTTGGCCTTCTGCTCCTGGTCGATCATCGCCTGCAGGTCGGCGGCTTCGCGCTTGGCGTTGGCCACGGCGGCCGGCGCCAGCTTGCCGAGCATCGCGTTGACCGCTTCCGGCGTGCGCGCGGTCTGGTCTTCCAGGCCGTAGGCAGCGTGGTTGGGGTAGCCGAGCAGCTTCGCGCGGTCGGCACGCAGCTTCATGATGCGCGAGACCAGCGCGGTGGTATCGAACTCGCCGCCACGGCTGCCGCGCGCGACCGAGGCTTCGTGCAGGCGCTGGCGCAAGGCGCGATTGGTCAGCTGCGACTCCGGCGGCTGGCCGGTGGTGTTGAGCAGGGTCAGCACGTACTTGCCTTCGTGGCCGCGCTTCTTGGCGGCTTCGGCGGCGGTGGCGATCTGGCCCTCGGTCAGGCCATCGAGCTGCTTGACGTCATCGACCACGATGGCCGAGGCATTGACTTCCTTCAGCACGAAATCGCTGAACTTCGTGCCCAGCGAGGCGAGCTCGGCATTCATCGCCTTCAGCGTGGCCTTGTCGGCATCGTTGAGGTTGGCGCCGGAGCGGACGAAGCTGGTGTGGTAACGCTCGATCAGGCGCACGCCCTGCGCGTCCAGGCCCAACGTGTTGCGCTGGTCGTACAGCGCCTTGATGCGGGCGAACAGCTTCGGATTCAGGCTGATGGCATCGCCATGGGCGGCGAACTTGGCCGAGTAGTCGGCACGCAGTTTGTTGCGCGCGTCATTGGTGTCGGTGCCAACGAGGTTGAAGAACACGGTGGTGGCACGATCCAGCACCTGGCCGGACTTCTCCAGCGCGATGATGGTGTTGTCGAAGGTCGGCGCGGCCGGGTTGTTGGCGATGGCGTCGATTTCCTTCAGCTGCTCGGCCATGCCGGCGTCGAAGGCGGGGGCGAAGTCGCTGTCCTTGATCTTGTCGAACTGCGGGTAGTGCAGCGGCAGCGGGCTTTCGGCGAAGAAGGGATTGGCCGCCTGGGCGGTCTGGGTGGCCGGCGTGGCGGCCTGGCTGTAGGCGGGCATGGCGAGTCCGAGGGTCGCGGCAAGCGCGATGGCGAGGCGGGTGGTCATGAAGCGCTACGTCCTTACAAAGGTGGATTCCCAAGGGTAACCCAAGGGGGAAAGGCCGGACCCATGACGAAAGGCATGGGCGGCTGGCCCGGCGGCGGCCCAAGCTCCGGCAGAATGGCGCCTACGCCTTTGTCGGAGAGACCTGTGAAGCCTGTCCTTGCCTTCTGCTGCGCCTTGTTGCTGAACCCCGCCGCGCTGGCAGCCGAAACGCTGAAGTACGTCGCCCTGGTGGACGGCGGCAAGCAGGCCGGCGAACAGACGGTCACGGCGAGCGACGACGGCACGACCCGCGTCGATTTCATCTTCAAGGACAACGGGCGCGGGCCGGATTTGAAGGAGGAATTCCGGCTGCGCGCAGACGGTACCTACGACCGCTACCAGGTGAAGGGCGCCTCGACGTTCGGCGCGCCGGTGGACGAAACGTTCACGCGCAACGGCGATACCGGCACCTGGAAAAGCACCTCCGACAGCGGCACGCATGCGTTTTCCGGCACGGCGCTGTATACCCCGCTGGGTGGCACCCCGGCCGCGATGTCGGTGGCAGTGGCCGCATTGGCCAAACGCCCCGACGGCAAGCTGCCACTGGTTCCCAGCGGCACGCTGACGCAGCGCAAGGTCGCGTCGATGGACGTCGCCAGCGGTGGAAAGGCGCAGACCGTCGATCTGCTGGCGCTGACCGGCATCGGCTTCACGCCCAGCTTCGTCTGGGTCACGCGCGGTGCCGAGCCTCGCCTGTTCGCCTACATCTATCCCGGCTTCCTGCAGTTGATCGAGGACGGCTGGCAGGGCAGCGCAAACGCACTCGAGGCGCGCCAGAAGACCGCCGAGCGCGAAGCGCTGGTGGCGTTGCAGCAACGCTTGGCGCATCCGCTGTCGGGCACCACGCTGATCCGCAACGCGCGCGTGTTCGACAGCGAGAAGGCGGTGCTGGGTCCGGCGTCGGACGTCGTCGTGCGCGATGGCAAGATTCTTTCCGTATCGCCTGCGGGGCAGTCGAACGTCGCTGCGGACCACGTCGTGGAAGCGGGCAACCGCGTACTGCTGCCGGGCCTGTACGACATGCATGTGCATGCCGGCAGCTGGGAGGGCGGGCTGCACCTGGCCGCGGGCATCACCAGCGCCCGCGACATGGGCAACGACAATGCCACGCTGCAACAGCTGATGGCGGAGGAGAGGGACGGCACGTTGATGCACCCGCGGGTGATCCCGGCGGGTTACATCGAGGGCAAGAGTCCGCACTCGTCGCAGGGCGGCTTCGTGGTGGAGGATCTGGCCGGTGCAAAGCGGGCCATCGACTGGTATGTCGATCACGGCTATCCGCAGATCAAGATCTACAACTCGTTCCCGAAGGAGATCCTGCGCGACACCACCGCCTACGCCCATCAGCGCGGCATCCGCGTCAGCGGCCATGTGCCGGCGTTCCTGCGCGCGCAGGACGTGGTGGAGCAGGGTTACGACGAGATCCAGCACATCAACCAGGTGATGCTGAACTTCTTCGTCACGCCGGATACCGACACCCGCACGCTGGCGCGCTTCTACCTGGTCGCCGACAAGACCGACGCACTGGATTTCGACAGCAAGCCGGTGCAGGACTTCATCGCTGAACTGGCGAAGAAGCAGATCGTCATCGATCCGACGCTGGCCACGTTCGAGTTCCTGCACCAGCGCGAGGGCCAGCTGTCGCCGATCGTGGCGAATGTCGCCGACCACCTGCCGCCGGACGTGCAGCGCAGCCGGCGCGCCGCGGAAATGGATATTCCGGACGATGCCACCGGCGCGCGCTACAAGCGCAGCTTTGACAAGCTGGTGGAGTTCACCGGGCGGATGTACCGAGCGGGCGTGCCGCTGGTGGCAGGCACCGACGAACTTCCGGGCTTCACCCTGCAGCGCGAGCTGGAACTGTACGTGCAGGCGGGACTGACGCCCTCGCAGGTGCTGAAGGTGGCGACATGGAACGGCGCGAAGTACAGCCGCACGCTCGACGACGCGGGCTCGATCACTCCCGGCAAGCGCGCCGATCTGCTGCTGGTGGACGGCGACCCGACCACCAATATCGCCGACATCCGCAAGCTCGCGCTGGTCATCAAGGACGGTCGCGCGTACTACCCGGCCGAGATCCATGAGGCGCTCGGGATAAAGCCGTTCGTGCCGGCGCTGAAGGTGCAGTCGGCACGCTGACGCAGCTGTTGTAGGAGCGACGGCAGTCGCGACAGCAGATCGGGAGTGCGCACGGTGCGTGGTCGCGACTGACGTCGCTCCTACAGAAGGGCAGGGCTACGTCAGGATGTCGTAGCGCCGCCAGATCCACGACAGCTCGTAGAGCAGCGCCATCACCGCGAACGCACCATGGAAGCGCGGACTGCGCGTGGCGATGGCCACCAGGCTCCCGACGATGTACAGCGCATTGCGCACCCAGTACTCCAGCCCCAACTGCTGGGCATACGCCTGGCCTTTGATCAGGGTGTCGCCGATGTCCACCAAGAACATCAGCGCCAACAAGCCAAAGAACCAGTGCTTTCGCCCGTAGTAGTACTCGCGGTAACCCCCGCCTTCCGGTAACGATTCAGGGAAAACCAGCGCGCACAGCAGGTACAGCAGCAGTGCGTACAGCGTGACGTACAGGTAGAGGCTGAAGTTCCAGTGCGCCTGGTGGGAGAGGCTGAATTCCCACCACCAGAAGTGCAGGAGGTAGGTGAACATGAAGGCGGCCCAGACCAGATGGACGCTGTAGATGCGATGTGTGTTGGGTCGCTCCACCAGGCGCGCGACGTGGCGCAGCAGGTGGGTCAGGCCCAGGCCGACGATCATGCCCAGCAGGATGCGGACATGGATGTAGAGGCTGGCGTGGCTGGCGGGATCGGCAGCTTGTTGCATGGGCGGCCTCCAGGATCCGGTGCGCGGCCACGTTAGCCGATCATCGGAGGCTTGGACAGCCGCCGGGTGCATGCCTTGCCCTGCGCGCGTGCGCGGTGTCTGATAGCGGCTTCCACGGAGCCCACCATGACCACCGCCTACGACTTCTCCGCCCAGGACCTCAACGGTCGCGAGCGATCGCTGTCCGAGTACCAGGGCAAGGCCCTGTTGATCGTCAACGTCGCATCCAAGTGCGGCTTCACCCCGCAGTACACCGGTCTGGAAGCGCTGTGGCGCGAGTTCGGCCCGCAGGGTCTGGTCGTGCTGGGGTTTCCCTGCGACCAGTTCGGGCACCAGGAGCCCGGCGATGAGGCTGAGATCCGGAATTTCTGCTCGCTGAACTACGACGTGACCTTCCCGATGTTCGCCAAGGTGGAAGTGAACGGCAACGGAGCGCATCCGCTGTGGACGTGGCTGAAGCAGGAGAAGAGCGGGCTGCTCGGCATCGGTGCGATCAAGTGGAACTTCAGCAAGTTCCTCGTCGGCCGCGACGGCAAGGTGATCAAGCGCTATGCGCCCACCGACACGCCCGAGTCGCTGGCGGGCGACATCCGCGCCGCGCTGGGCTGAGCACGCCATGAGCGGTGCCGACGCGCGCGCGTTCCATATCGAGTTCGGCAGCACCGACTACGGACTGCGCGCGTGGGTGACCGGCACCAACGGCACGCTGGAAACGACACTGGCCTGCTGGCGTGCCATCGCCGACGAGGTACGCCGGCTGTCGCCCTCCGGCCTGCTGGTGGTCGACGACATGGAAGGCCTGCCGCCTCCGCCGGAGCAGTTGCTGGTGTTCGTGCAGTCGATGCGCGGGCAGGGCATGGAGGCGGTCCGCATCGCGTATGTCGAGAAGCACGCCGAACAGATCCCGGAAGTCGAGTTCGCCGGGCTGCTGGCCAACGAGCATGGGTTCGTCGCCCGCGTGTTCGCCGACGAAACCGATGCCGTCCGGTGGCTGCGCTACGGTGAGCGCTGAGCGTCCAGCCGCGCCGGACCCGCGGCGGCCAGCAGGCGCCGGGCAAGGGGCGACCACACCTTCCATGCGTGGCCGCCTTCCACCACCACCGTCTGGTCCTCCGGCAGCAGCGCGGCGAGCGGCGGCATCGCTCCCGCCAGCCGGTCGTCGGCCCCGTAGCCCAGCCAGACCGAGCGCGTGCGCGCAGGATCGTTGCGCCAGCCCTGCAGATGCCGCCACAACTCGCGCTGGTAGTTGCCGGCGTTCACCTCGGCGGGCACGGGACCCGCATCCCACTGCATCAGTCCGCGGGTACGGATGTCCTCCACCAGCGTGCGATCGCCCAGGTAGGGCGCCAGCAGCACCAGTCCGTCGGCGTCGCCGGGATACGCGCGGTCGTACATCAACGTGCCCATGCCGCCCATGGACGCACCCATCAGCCACACCTCGCGGTAGCCGCGGGTGCGCGCCGGCACGATCACTTCGTCATGCAGCCGTTGTGGTGCGCGTCCCTGCATGTAGTAGCCGAAGCCGAGCCCGGTGAGCACGACATCGGCGTCGGGCCATGCGGACTGGATGGCCGCCGCGATTCCGCTGTCGCGCAGCGCTTGCACATCGTCGCCGCGGCCGGGCAGTACCACCACCAGTCGTGTCGGTGCGACGTCCGACGGTACGAGCGCCTGCGGCACCGGTGCCTGCGGGTTGACCGCCGGCAGACAGCCCGCCAGGGCAAGAGAGACTGCCAACCCTACCCAGGACCACCGCCAGCCTGCCGTCATCGCATCGTCTCCCTGCATCGAGGCGGCGAGACTAGCATCGCCCGGACGAGGGCGGCGTGGACGCGCGCGGCGGGCGTGTCAGCGACTGCGCGGTGGCGCGCGGCCCTGCAGCGCCTCTTCCGGCAGCAGCGCCATCAGTTCCCGCGCGAAGGACTCCAGCACCGCCTCCGAGTAACCACGGTGCGTCTGCACGATCAGGCCATCCTGGCCGATGATGAACATGTTGGGCAGCGCGGTGACGCCGTAGCGATCCGTCACCACGCCACGCACGTCGTGCACGAAGGTCAGGTCCAGGTCCTTGTTCGCACGCAGCACGTCGAGGTAATCGCTGCGCGGCTCCTTCATGTTGATGGCGATGACTTCCAGGTACTCGCGCCCGACCAGCTTCTGCACGTGGCCGAGCATCGGCAGTTCGCGCCGGCAGGGGCCGCACCACGACGCCCAGAACGTCACCACCACGACCTTGCCCTTGAGCGCATCGAGGTCGACCGGATCGCCTTCGCGATCCTTCAGCGTGATCGGCGGCGGCAGCTCGCCGATCCCTGGTTGCTTGACGGCGTCGGCCGCCTGCACGCAAGGAGACGCGGCCAGCAAAGCGGCCAGCAGGAACAGGTTGCGGATCACGGCAGGTCCTCCCCAGGACGTCGTGGGCGCAGCCTAGCACCCGTCGCGGCCATGGGGCGAGCGCGCGCTACTTCTCGACGAACGCGCGCTCGAACACGTACTGGCCGGCGGTGCCGATGCGGGGTGCGGCAGCGAAGCCGCGGCCGTCGAGCAGGGCGCGGAAGTCAGCCAGCATCTGCGGGCTGCCGCAGATCATCGCGCGGTCGTGTTCGGCATCCAGCGGCTCGATACCGAGGCTGTCCATCATCGCGCCGCTCGCCATCAGGTCGGTCAGGCGGCCCTGGTGGACGAAGTCCTCGCGGGTGACGGCCGGGTAGTACAGCAGCTTCTCGCGGATGGTCTCGCCGAGGAACTCGTGCTGCGGCAGTTCCTTCTCGAAATAGTCGCGGTAGGCCAGGTCTTCGGCATGGCGCACGCCATGGGTCAGGACGACCTTGTCGAAGCGCTCGTACGTTTCCGGGTCCTTGATGATGGACAGCCACGGCGCCAGGCCGGTGCCGGTGCCCAGCAGGTAGAGGTTGCGGCCGGGATGCAGATCGCTGATCAGCAGCGTGCCGGTAGGCTTGCGCCCGATCAGCACGGTGTCGCCGGGCTTGATGTGCTGCAGGCGCGAAGTCAGCGGACCGTTCTGCACCTTGATGCTGAAGAATTCGAGCTGTTCTTCCCAGTTGGCGCTGGCGATCGAATAGGCACGCAGCAGCGGCTTGCCGTCGACTTCCAGTCCGATCATCACGAACTGGCCGTTCTCGAAGCGGAAACCGTCGTCGCGGGTGGTGGTGAAGCTGAA
Proteins encoded:
- a CDS encoding amidohydrolase family protein, with product MKPVLAFCCALLLNPAALAAETLKYVALVDGGKQAGEQTVTASDDGTTRVDFIFKDNGRGPDLKEEFRLRADGTYDRYQVKGASTFGAPVDETFTRNGDTGTWKSTSDSGTHAFSGTALYTPLGGTPAAMSVAVAALAKRPDGKLPLVPSGTLTQRKVASMDVASGGKAQTVDLLALTGIGFTPSFVWVTRGAEPRLFAYIYPGFLQLIEDGWQGSANALEARQKTAEREALVALQQRLAHPLSGTTLIRNARVFDSEKAVLGPASDVVVRDGKILSVSPAGQSNVAADHVVEAGNRVLLPGLYDMHVHAGSWEGGLHLAAGITSARDMGNDNATLQQLMAEERDGTLMHPRVIPAGYIEGKSPHSSQGGFVVEDLAGAKRAIDWYVDHGYPQIKIYNSFPKEILRDTTAYAHQRGIRVSGHVPAFLRAQDVVEQGYDEIQHINQVMLNFFVTPDTDTRTLARFYLVADKTDALDFDSKPVQDFIAELAKKQIVIDPTLATFEFLHQREGQLSPIVANVADHLPPDVQRSRRAAEMDIPDDATGARYKRSFDKLVEFTGRMYRAGVPLVAGTDELPGFTLQRELELYVQAGLTPSQVLKVATWNGAKYSRTLDDAGSITPGKRADLLLVDGDPTTNIADIRKLALVIKDGRAYYPAEIHEALGIKPFVPALKVQSAR
- a CDS encoding ferredoxin--NADP reductase; the encoded protein is MSSAFGTETVLDVRHWTDAYFSFTTTRDDGFRFENGQFVMIGLEVDGKPLLRAYSIASANWEEQLEFFSIKVQNGPLTSRLQHIKPGDTVLIGRKPTGTLLISDLHPGRNLYLLGTGTGLAPWLSIIKDPETYERFDKVVLTHGVRHAEDLAYRDYFEKELPQHEFLGETIREKLLYYPAVTREDFVHQGRLTDLMASGAMMDSLGIEPLDAEHDRAMICGSPQMLADFRALLDGRGFAAAPRIGTAGQYVFERAFVEK
- a CDS encoding glutathione peroxidase, whose product is MTTAYDFSAQDLNGRERSLSEYQGKALLIVNVASKCGFTPQYTGLEALWREFGPQGLVVLGFPCDQFGHQEPGDEAEIRNFCSLNYDVTFPMFAKVEVNGNGAHPLWTWLKQEKSGLLGIGAIKWNFSKFLVGRDGKVIKRYAPTDTPESLAGDIRAALG
- a CDS encoding alpha/beta hydrolase, with translation MTAGWRWSWVGLAVSLALAGCLPAVNPQAPVPQALVPSDVAPTRLVVVLPGRGDDVQALRDSGIAAAIQSAWPDADVVLTGLGFGYYMQGRAPQRLHDEVIVPARTRGYREVWLMGASMGGMGTLMYDRAYPGDADGLVLLAPYLGDRTLVEDIRTRGLMQWDAGPVPAEVNAGNYQRELWRHLQGWRNDPARTRSVWLGYGADDRLAGAMPPLAALLPEDQTVVVEGGHAWKVWSPLARRLLAAAGPARLDAQRSP
- a CDS encoding M3 family metallopeptidase; protein product: MTTRLAIALAATLGLAMPAYSQAATPATQTAQAANPFFAESPLPLHYPQFDKIKDSDFAPAFDAGMAEQLKEIDAIANNPAAPTFDNTIIALEKSGQVLDRATTVFFNLVGTDTNDARNKLRADYSAKFAAHGDAISLNPKLFARIKALYDQRNTLGLDAQGVRLIERYHTSFVRSGANLNDADKATLKAMNAELASLGTKFSDFVLKEVNASAIVVDDVKQLDGLTEGQIATAAEAAKKRGHEGKYVLTLLNTTGQPPESQLTNRALRQRLHEASVARGSRGGEFDTTALVSRIMKLRADRAKLLGYPNHAAYGLEDQTARTPEAVNAMLGKLAPAAVANAKREAADLQAMIDQEQKAKGQPTFALEPWDWAFYTEKVRAAKYNFDESQLKPYFEMKNVLENGVFFAATQLYGLTFKERTDLPKYHADTWTYDVFNADGSQLAIFIFDPYARDSKRGGAWMNSYVSQSGLSGDKPVVANHLNVPKPPAGEPTLMTWDEVTTTFHEFGHALHGMFSDVKYPYFSGTSVPRDFVEYPSQVNEMWADWPSILANYAKHHKTGEAMPQALLDKVIAASKFNQGFATTEYLGAAMLDQRWHQITADQVPDAAGVMKFEAAALTADGINYAPVPPRYKTPYFSHIMGGYSAGYYAYIWSEVLDANSVEWFKNNGGLTRKNGDHFRKTLLSQGGSQDAMKLFRDFAGHDPKIEPLLEKRGLTAPESAPAGKPVK
- a CDS encoding TlpA disulfide reductase family protein codes for the protein MIRNLFLLAALLAASPCVQAADAVKQPGIGELPPPITLKDREGDPVDLDALKGKVVVVTFWASWCGPCRRELPMLGHVQKLVGREYLEVIAINMKEPRSDYLDVLRANKDLDLTFVHDVRGVVTDRYGVTALPNMFIIGQDGLIVQTHRGYSEAVLESFARELMALLPEEALQGRAPPRSR